From a region of the Tenggerimyces flavus genome:
- a CDS encoding amidohydrolase family protein translates to MIIDAHVRLGSGREVDLSAEDLLTSMDELGIDAALVAPGEREIAYDNRAGNDKLTALANASDDRLLAYAVANPWRRDAVDELARAKDNGAVALAVDSVLQGFDPLDRLVDPLLAFAQEAGWLVYIRTGTPPSAVPLPVASLARRYPELRFLMGKSGATDFWIDAAPALRHAPNLYADTSYAPWDTVLSEFGRDPEIGTARCVFTTDAPYTVPKAELARVLDWTIPAEERAWVLGGTVAELLGSHARKAWR, encoded by the coding sequence GTGATCATCGACGCGCACGTACGACTCGGTTCCGGCCGCGAGGTCGACCTATCGGCCGAGGATCTCCTTACCAGCATGGATGAACTCGGCATCGACGCCGCGTTGGTCGCGCCGGGAGAGCGGGAGATCGCGTACGACAACCGGGCCGGCAACGACAAGCTGACAGCGCTCGCGAACGCGTCCGACGACCGGCTGCTCGCGTACGCGGTCGCCAACCCGTGGCGCCGCGACGCAGTCGACGAGCTCGCCCGGGCCAAGGACAACGGCGCTGTGGCGTTGGCTGTGGATTCGGTGTTGCAGGGTTTCGACCCGCTCGACCGGCTGGTCGACCCGCTGCTGGCGTTCGCGCAGGAGGCCGGCTGGCTCGTCTACATCCGGACGGGCACGCCGCCGAGCGCGGTGCCGCTGCCGGTGGCGAGCCTGGCGCGGCGGTATCCAGAGCTGCGGTTCCTGATGGGCAAGAGCGGCGCGACGGACTTCTGGATCGACGCGGCGCCGGCGCTGCGGCACGCGCCGAACCTGTACGCCGACACGTCGTATGCGCCCTGGGACACGGTGCTGAGCGAGTTCGGCCGCGACCCGGAGATCGGGACCGCGCGGTGCGTGTTCACCACCGACGCGCCGTACACCGTTCCGAAGGCCGAGCTCGCGCGCGTCCTCGACTGGACGATCCCGGCGGAGGAGCGTGCTTGGGTCCTCGGCGGGACCGTGGCCGAGCTACTCGGCTCACATGCTCGAAAAGCCTGGCGCTGA
- a CDS encoding class I SAM-dependent methyltransferase — protein sequence MDAHTATNQRLWDELAPLHAASEFYDVDAFLRGKDTLADVEVAEVGDVRGKRLLHLMCHFGQDTLSWARRGAQVTGLDFSAEALAIARDLAKRAGIEATFQQGDVMRAADELDDTFDIVFLSRGVLVWLEDLTALASICARLLRPGGTFYLYELHPLVTAGDSGYFHASDPAVVVKDGSYAVTDPGMTHQESHEWQHSLGDVVSALIDAGIQLEFLHEFPGDDGRSPSMFSVRGHSLRS from the coding sequence ATGGACGCGCACACGGCGACGAACCAACGGTTGTGGGACGAGCTGGCCCCTCTGCACGCGGCGTCGGAGTTCTACGACGTCGACGCGTTCCTGCGGGGCAAGGACACGCTCGCCGACGTCGAGGTGGCCGAGGTCGGGGACGTACGCGGCAAGCGGCTGCTGCACCTGATGTGCCACTTCGGCCAGGACACGCTGTCCTGGGCTCGCCGTGGCGCGCAGGTCACCGGCCTGGACTTCTCCGCCGAGGCACTCGCGATCGCCCGAGACCTGGCCAAGCGCGCGGGAATCGAGGCGACGTTCCAGCAAGGCGACGTGATGCGAGCGGCCGACGAGCTGGACGACACGTTCGACATCGTCTTCCTCTCCCGCGGTGTACTCGTGTGGCTCGAAGACCTCACGGCGTTGGCCAGCATCTGTGCACGCCTGCTCCGGCCCGGCGGGACCTTCTACCTCTACGAGCTCCATCCGCTCGTGACCGCGGGCGACAGCGGCTACTTCCACGCCAGCGATCCGGCCGTGGTGGTGAAGGACGGCTCGTACGCGGTGACAGACCCCGGCATGACCCACCAGGAGTCGCACGAGTGGCAACACTCACTCGGGGACGTCGTCAGCGCGCTGATCGACGCGGGCATTCAGCTGGAGTTCCTGCACGAGTTCCCCGGCGACGACGGCAGGTCGCCCTCGATGTTCTCCGTACGCGGTCACTCGTTGAGGAGCTGA
- a CDS encoding GNAT family N-acetyltransferase — protein sequence MLTRLVTSDDAAAIASLLSANRAFLSPWDPERSDAYFTVDAQRTLISTQLADFALGALVPHVIVSSSGELVGRITLNTIVRGPFQSCAVGYWVGESYGGQGLASGALASIIKVAFGELGLHRIEAATLLHNERSKRVLAKHGFVRFGLAPRYLKIAGAWQDMELFQLLNE from the coding sequence GTGCTGACTCGACTGGTTACCTCGGACGACGCTGCCGCGATCGCCTCCCTGCTGTCCGCCAACCGCGCGTTCCTGTCGCCGTGGGACCCAGAGCGGTCGGACGCGTACTTCACCGTGGATGCGCAGCGGACTTTGATCTCGACGCAGCTGGCCGATTTCGCTCTGGGCGCGCTGGTGCCGCACGTGATCGTGTCGTCGTCCGGCGAGCTGGTGGGGCGGATCACCTTGAACACGATCGTCCGCGGCCCGTTCCAGTCCTGCGCGGTGGGCTACTGGGTGGGCGAGTCGTACGGCGGCCAAGGCCTGGCGTCGGGCGCGCTGGCCTCGATCATCAAGGTGGCGTTCGGCGAGCTGGGCCTGCACCGCATCGAAGCCGCCACCCTGCTGCACAACGAGCGCTCGAAGCGCGTACTGGCCAAGCACGGCTTCGTTAGGTTCGGTCTCGCCCCGCGCTATCTGAAGATCGCTGGGGCCTGGCAGGACATGGAGTTGTTTCAGCTCCTCAACGAGTGA
- a CDS encoding LamG-like jellyroll fold domain-containing protein, translating into MNLNEGGALQWATYATNRDAISTNWGHELPRETWWHAAVVNDGRHTILYVDGSELLRNPSTPAPGLRTTSEFWMLGAYHYDRVIERSFYGWLGDVRIVNRTLPVRSFML; encoded by the coding sequence CTGAACCTCAACGAGGGCGGCGCGCTGCAGTGGGCGACATACGCGACGAACCGGGACGCGATCTCGACGAACTGGGGCCACGAGCTGCCGCGCGAGACCTGGTGGCACGCGGCCGTGGTGAACGACGGACGGCACACGATCCTCTACGTGGACGGCTCGGAGCTGCTGCGGAACCCGTCGACACCGGCGCCCGGGCTGCGGACGACGAGCGAGTTCTGGATGCTCGGGGCGTACCACTACGACCGCGTGATCGAGCGCAGCTTCTACGGCTGGCTCGGCGACGTCCGCATCGTCAACCGCACCTTGCCGGTGCGGTCGTTCATGCTCTAG
- a CDS encoding dihydrodipicolinate synthase family protein translates to MTTTRNTEAVATARTVDATPLVRGVSPVLEVPFTANGDVDYDGFARVVSYAFSCGVTSVMFPGFASEFHKLSDAERWELSLILLDYTRDRDDIAAVVALQDHATKLAVAYAQQVVAAGADLLNLLPPYLLGPSSAAVQEHVRSVLSAVPDTPVVLQYAPNQTGTSLDAPTIGALAREHPNLRLVKVESTPPGALIAALGAQDPPLPSVVGYAGVQLPDAVRRGAVGVMPGCSFIEIYVEIWRRFSTGDSVGAHELHRRLLPYISYWMLHTELIIAAEKLISVRRGLFASAHCRAPAHALDAEEIRTVDRFLDEFADYLPRLDTF, encoded by the coding sequence GTGACGACGACCCGGAACACGGAGGCGGTGGCGACGGCCCGCACGGTCGATGCGACGCCCCTGGTGCGTGGGGTCTCGCCGGTGCTCGAGGTGCCGTTCACCGCGAACGGCGACGTGGACTACGACGGCTTCGCGCGCGTGGTGAGCTACGCGTTCAGCTGCGGCGTGACCAGCGTGATGTTCCCCGGCTTCGCGTCGGAGTTCCACAAGCTGTCCGACGCCGAGCGGTGGGAGCTGTCGCTGATCCTGCTCGACTACACGCGGGACCGGGACGACATCGCGGCCGTGGTGGCGTTGCAGGACCACGCGACGAAGCTGGCGGTGGCGTACGCGCAGCAGGTGGTGGCGGCTGGGGCCGATCTGCTGAACCTGTTGCCGCCGTACCTGCTCGGTCCGTCCTCTGCCGCGGTGCAGGAGCACGTGCGTTCTGTTTTGTCGGCTGTCCCCGACACCCCGGTGGTGTTGCAGTACGCACCGAACCAGACCGGGACGTCACTGGACGCGCCGACGATCGGGGCGCTGGCGCGGGAGCATCCGAACCTGCGGCTGGTGAAGGTGGAGTCGACGCCGCCGGGGGCTCTGATCGCCGCTTTGGGGGCGCAGGATCCGCCGTTGCCGTCGGTGGTGGGGTACGCGGGCGTGCAGCTGCCGGACGCGGTCCGCCGCGGGGCGGTCGGCGTGATGCCGGGGTGCTCGTTCATCGAGATCTACGTGGAGATCTGGCGGCGTTTTTCGACCGGTGACTCGGTGGGTGCGCACGAGCTGCACCGGCGGCTGTTGCCGTACATCTCGTACTGGATGCTGCACACGGAGCTGATCATCGCGGCGGAGAAGCTGATCTCGGTGCGTCGGGGCTTGTTCGCTTCCGCGCATTGCCGTGCGCCGGCGCACGCCTTGGACGCGGAGGAGATCCGTACGGTGGACCGGTTCCTCGACGAGTTCGCCGACTACTTGCCGCGACTCGATACGTTCTAG